One window of Candidatus Auribacterota bacterium genomic DNA carries:
- a CDS encoding aspartate kinase, producing MIVMKFGGTSVGNAAAIERVRRIVRGRLEHDPVVVVSAVGGITNLLLHTARKARERSRQAMSMLERIYSVHNGIVRELGLTQQLVAQEYEYLKEVMHGIYYLGELTPRTLDYVASFGERLSARIVSAYFSSRGIPSRACMGWEAGILTNAEHGNASPLPETYAMVRRKLRSRKKLPVVTGFIARGTHGEITTLGRGGSDFTAAIVGRGLNAKEIQIWTDVTGIMTADPRIVPRARTIGRLSYAEAAELAYFGAKVLHPRTIEPAVERDIPVRILNTFEPEAAGSLVVRRAARPKHLIRAIASKRNNILINLRSTRMLDAHGYLARIFEVFKHYAVPVDLIATSEVSVSVTVDGNAAPRLKGIISDLGRICTTRTVENRSIVCVVGEGIGHTPNVAGKIFRIVGRGGINVEMISQASSALNISFLVRGSDTDRAVRLLHREFLEG from the coding sequence TGTGGTTTCAGCGGTCGGCGGGATCACGAACCTTTTGCTCCACACCGCCCGGAAGGCCAGGGAGCGCTCCCGCCAGGCCATGAGCATGCTGGAAAGGATATACAGCGTCCACAATGGCATTGTCCGTGAGCTCGGGCTCACGCAACAGCTCGTCGCGCAGGAGTATGAATACCTGAAGGAGGTCATGCACGGGATTTACTACCTCGGGGAACTCACGCCGAGGACGCTGGATTACGTGGCGAGCTTCGGGGAGCGTCTCTCCGCCAGGATCGTCAGCGCGTATTTCTCGAGCCGCGGCATCCCGAGCCGTGCCTGCATGGGATGGGAGGCCGGGATCCTCACGAATGCCGAGCACGGCAACGCCAGCCCGCTGCCGGAGACATACGCCATGGTCCGCAGGAAGCTGCGTTCGAGGAAGAAGCTGCCGGTGGTGACCGGTTTTATCGCGAGGGGCACGCATGGCGAAATCACCACGCTGGGCCGCGGGGGGAGTGATTTCACCGCGGCGATTGTGGGGCGGGGACTGAACGCGAAAGAGATCCAGATCTGGACGGACGTCACCGGGATCATGACGGCCGATCCGCGCATCGTCCCGCGGGCGAGAACGATCGGGAGGTTGAGCTACGCCGAAGCGGCGGAGCTCGCCTATTTCGGCGCGAAGGTGTTGCATCCGCGCACGATCGAGCCGGCCGTGGAGAGGGATATCCCCGTGAGGATCCTCAATACGTTCGAGCCGGAGGCCGCGGGTTCACTCGTGGTGAGAAGGGCAGCGAGACCGAAGCACCTGATACGGGCGATCGCCTCGAAGAGAAACAATATCCTCATCAATCTCAGATCCACGCGCATGCTTGACGCGCACGGCTACCTCGCGCGGATCTTCGAGGTGTTCAAGCACTACGCGGTTCCGGTGGACCTGATCGCGACCTCAGAGGTGAGCGTATCGGTGACGGTGGATGGAAACGCCGCGCCCAGGCTCAAGGGTATTATCAGTGACCTCGGCAGAATATGCACGACACGGACCGTGGAGAATCGCTCGATCGTCTGTGTCGTCGGCGAGGGGATCGGGCACACGCCAAACGTTGCGGGGAAAATATTCAGGATTGTGGGGCGCGGGGGGATCAATGTGGAAATGATCTCCCAGGCCAGCTCCGCCCTGAACATCAGCTTCCTCGTGCGGGGCAGCGATACCGACAGGGCCGTCAGGCTCCTGCACCGCGAATTCCTGGAAGGGTAG